A single region of the Mycobacterium avium subsp. avium genome encodes:
- a CDS encoding glycosyltransferase, translating into MKCVLASYGTRGDIEPSVVVARELQRRGHDMIMAVPPDSVSFTEAAGLTAVPYGLDSQAWLDVYRNFWTSFFRGFWKMGEMRGMWREMWDLSDQCWAQMNTTLLSLADGADLLFAGQSYQEPAANVAEYYDLPLATLHHVPMRPNGQVVSVLPAPLARSAMTAFDWFCWRLNKKVEDAQRRELGLPKATGPSPRRIAERGSLEIQAYDEVCFPGLAEEWAKWDGQRPFVGTLTMELTTEADDEVMSWIRGGTPPICFGFGSMPVESPADTVDMIGTACAQLGERALLCAGRSDFSGVPAPDHVKVVGPVNYATIFPACRAVVHHGGSGTTAASLRAGVPTLILSMDANQTIWGAQLKRLKVGATRRFSATDRDSLVQDLRKILAPDYARRAREIAARMTKPADSVMKAADVVEDFVQSRSRTGRS; encoded by the coding sequence ATGAAATGTGTGCTGGCCAGCTACGGGACGCGCGGGGACATCGAGCCATCCGTGGTGGTCGCCCGCGAACTGCAGCGCCGGGGCCACGACATGATCATGGCCGTGCCGCCCGACTCGGTGAGCTTCACCGAGGCGGCCGGGTTGACGGCCGTCCCCTACGGGCTGGACTCGCAGGCCTGGCTCGACGTGTACCGCAACTTCTGGACGTCGTTCTTCCGGGGGTTCTGGAAGATGGGGGAGATGCGCGGCATGTGGCGCGAGATGTGGGATCTCAGCGACCAGTGCTGGGCGCAGATGAACACCACGCTGCTGTCGCTGGCCGACGGAGCCGACCTGCTGTTCGCCGGGCAGAGCTACCAGGAGCCCGCCGCCAACGTCGCCGAGTATTACGACCTTCCGCTGGCCACCCTGCACCACGTGCCGATGCGGCCCAACGGCCAGGTCGTTTCGGTGCTGCCGGCGCCGCTGGCCCGCTCGGCGATGACGGCGTTCGACTGGTTCTGCTGGCGGCTGAACAAGAAGGTCGAGGACGCCCAGCGCCGCGAGCTGGGCCTGCCCAAAGCGACCGGACCGTCGCCGCGGCGGATCGCCGAGCGCGGCTCGCTGGAAATCCAGGCCTACGACGAGGTCTGCTTCCCCGGCCTGGCCGAGGAATGGGCGAAATGGGATGGCCAACGGCCCTTCGTCGGCACGCTGACGATGGAGTTGACCACCGAGGCCGACGACGAGGTGATGTCCTGGATCCGCGGCGGAACGCCGCCGATCTGCTTCGGGTTCGGCAGCATGCCCGTCGAATCGCCGGCCGACACGGTCGACATGATCGGCACGGCCTGCGCCCAGCTGGGCGAGCGCGCGCTGCTGTGCGCCGGCCGCAGTGACTTCAGCGGCGTCCCGGCGCCCGATCACGTCAAGGTGGTGGGCCCGGTGAACTACGCCACCATTTTCCCGGCCTGCCGCGCGGTCGTGCACCACGGCGGCTCGGGCACCACGGCCGCGAGCCTGCGCGCCGGCGTGCCCACCTTGATCCTGTCCATGGACGCCAACCAGACCATCTGGGGCGCACAGCTCAAACGGCTGAAAGTCGGTGCCACACGGCGTTTTTCGGCAACCGACCGCGACTCGCTGGTGCAGGATCTGCGCAAGATCCTGGCCCCGGATTACGCTCGGCGCGCCCGCGAGATCGCCGCCCGGATGACCAAGCCCGCCGACAGCGTCATGAAGGCCGCCGATGTCGTGGAGGACTTCGTCCAATCCCGCAGCCGCACCGGTCGCAGCTAA
- a CDS encoding TylF/MycF/NovP-related O-methyltransferase: MRSPFLDTRSAYLDLLRRNLTRYGSDELVPVGWNYLGRPLFSTRKLMLVRKRPFNAHARDLGLDWPADALTMIGMQRLTSLQHCVETILKDDIPGDLVECGVWRGGASILMRAVLSAYGDEKRCVWLCDSFEGVPPPDTAHYQADKGIKLHRAAGILAVPEAQVRANFERYGLLDDRVRFVPGWFKDTLQDAPIERIAVLRLDGDLYESTIQALDALYPRLSAGGICIIDDYHAIDACRQAVTDYRSEHGVTAPIEEIDGTGVLWRKS, from the coding sequence ATGCGATCTCCATTCCTCGATACCCGTTCCGCCTACCTCGACCTGCTGCGGCGCAACCTCACCCGGTATGGCAGCGACGAGTTGGTGCCGGTGGGCTGGAACTATCTGGGCCGTCCGCTTTTCAGCACCCGCAAACTGATGCTGGTGCGCAAGCGCCCGTTCAATGCGCACGCCCGCGACCTCGGCCTGGATTGGCCGGCCGACGCCTTGACGATGATCGGCATGCAGCGGCTGACCAGTTTGCAGCACTGCGTCGAAACCATCCTCAAAGACGACATTCCCGGCGATCTGGTCGAGTGCGGAGTGTGGCGCGGTGGGGCGTCGATTCTGATGCGTGCCGTGCTGTCGGCCTACGGCGACGAGAAGCGCTGCGTGTGGCTGTGCGATTCGTTCGAGGGCGTGCCGCCGCCGGACACCGCGCATTACCAGGCGGACAAGGGCATCAAGCTGCATCGCGCCGCCGGGATACTGGCCGTACCCGAGGCGCAGGTCCGGGCGAATTTCGAGCGCTACGGTCTGCTCGACGACCGGGTCCGCTTCGTTCCCGGGTGGTTCAAGGACACCCTGCAGGATGCGCCGATCGAACGGATCGCCGTGCTGCGCCTCGACGGCGACCTGTATGAATCGACGATCCAGGCCCTGGACGCGCTCTACCCGCGGCTCTCGGCGGGCGGCATCTGCATCATCGACGACTACCACGCCATCGACGCCTGCCGGCAGGCGGTGACCGACTACCGTTCCGAACACGGCGTGACCGCGCCGATCGAGGAGATCGACGGCACCGGCGTGCTGTGGCGCAAGTCCTGA